The following coding sequences are from one Leptolyngbya sp. NIES-3755 window:
- a CDS encoding GAF sensor hybrid histidine kinase (similar to AA sequence:cyanobase_aa:Cyan7425_4616) codes for MKRSFSRNALIGVWCSLVALIGIGLLSYSTLTGYREAQRWESHTQHVLLTTEALLSQLKDAEIGQQGYLLTNDRRYLQPYDDSIGVVDETINRLQDLTKDNPIQQKRLEQINRLRLDRLSLLKETILLADTNRIGEARSIAKSDQGRFLMNEIRGLIYAVQTDEQHLLEARSAAERVRLNTIVGVTLPSCLAIALFLELLVWQLRRNLIQREEAEKALQKQNDKLNLLYDTTRELLLAENPITLLDDLYERLSAQLGLDLYLNYLVTPRQKDSYLRLASSRGLTAQQKLDFSELEIGQAVCGGAVQDAVQVCLSDVQNSASEKAQLIKAIGITAYSSQPLINQGRALGVLSFGSRSRTSFTIEEQELMQAAADQIAIALDRSDLVKSLQFRSEQLAKSNQIKDEFLAVLSHELRTPLNPILGWSQLLRQRKFDQAGLEKALEIIERNAKIQINLIDDLLDISRILKGKLVLKKELIDLRTVIQSAIDTVQLSAHAKRITIKSVSPDDSCIVLGDSNRIQQIVWNLLSNAIKFSPENGQVEVSLVQIGSIAEVIVQDHGIGIEPRFLPHVFDHFRQADGSSTRQFGGLGLGLAIVRHLVELHGGTVRAESEGEGKGATFIVGLPVLEFADLKQLRWFEKQPTNEEK; via the coding sequence ATGAAGCGATCGTTTTCACGCAATGCCTTGATCGGGGTTTGGTGTTCGCTAGTGGCATTGATTGGGATTGGATTGTTGTCTTACTCGACCCTGACGGGGTATCGGGAGGCGCAGCGATGGGAAAGTCACACCCAGCACGTTTTGTTAACGACTGAAGCGCTGTTGTCTCAGTTAAAAGATGCGGAGATCGGACAGCAGGGCTATTTGCTGACGAACGATCGACGGTATTTGCAGCCGTATGATGATTCGATCGGGGTCGTTGATGAGACGATAAATCGCCTACAAGATCTGACGAAGGACAATCCTATTCAGCAGAAGCGGCTTGAGCAGATTAATCGATTGAGGCTCGATCGATTGTCGCTGTTAAAAGAGACGATTCTGTTAGCCGATACGAACCGAATTGGGGAAGCACGATCGATTGCAAAAAGCGATCAAGGTCGGTTTCTAATGAATGAGATTCGCGGCTTAATTTACGCGGTGCAAACAGATGAGCAGCACTTATTAGAAGCGAGATCGGCGGCTGAGCGAGTTCGATTAAATACGATCGTGGGTGTAACGCTTCCGAGTTGTTTAGCGATCGCGCTATTTCTAGAGCTTTTAGTTTGGCAATTACGACGAAATCTAATTCAGCGTGAGGAAGCAGAGAAAGCACTTCAGAAACAAAATGACAAGCTCAATCTACTGTATGACACAACGCGAGAATTATTGTTAGCTGAAAATCCAATTACACTGCTTGATGATCTGTACGAGCGGCTTTCAGCACAGTTGGGATTAGATCTGTATCTGAATTATCTAGTAACACCAAGACAGAAGGATTCTTATCTCAGGTTGGCATCATCTCGTGGGTTAACAGCGCAACAGAAACTAGATTTTTCAGAGTTAGAAATTGGGCAAGCGGTTTGCGGTGGAGCCGTACAAGATGCTGTACAAGTCTGTTTAAGTGATGTTCAAAATTCAGCTTCAGAAAAAGCGCAGTTAATTAAAGCGATCGGGATTACGGCTTATTCGAGTCAACCTTTAATCAATCAAGGAAGAGCGCTAGGAGTCTTATCTTTTGGGAGTCGATCGAGGACTTCTTTCACGATTGAGGAACAGGAATTGATGCAAGCGGCGGCGGATCAAATTGCGATCGCGCTCGATCGATCTGATTTAGTCAAATCTCTCCAATTCCGAAGCGAACAATTAGCAAAATCGAATCAAATTAAAGACGAATTTTTAGCTGTTTTGTCGCATGAATTACGCACACCGCTCAACCCAATTTTGGGATGGAGTCAATTACTTAGACAACGAAAGTTTGATCAAGCGGGTCTAGAGAAGGCATTAGAAATTATTGAACGCAATGCGAAAATTCAGATTAATTTGATTGATGATTTATTAGATATTTCGCGAATTCTTAAAGGTAAGCTGGTTTTGAAGAAAGAACTGATTGATTTGAGAACTGTAATTCAATCAGCGATCGACACTGTTCAACTTTCTGCACACGCGAAAAGAATTACGATCAAATCTGTTAGTCCTGATGATTCTTGTATAGTTTTAGGGGACTCGAATCGAATACAACAAATTGTTTGGAACTTGCTTTCAAATGCAATCAAATTCTCGCCGGAAAATGGGCAGGTTGAGGTTTCGTTAGTACAGATAGGATCGATCGCTGAAGTAATCGTTCAAGATCACGGTATTGGAATTGAACCCAGATTTCTGCCGCATGTGTTCGACCATTTTAGACAGGCGGATGGGAGTAGTACTCGACAATTTGGCGGATTAGGACTCGGACTCGCGATCGTGCGGCATCTCGTTGAACTACACGGTGGAACGGTGCGGGCAGAAAGCGAGGGAGAAGGGAAGGGGGCAACCTTTATTGTTGGATTACCCGTTTTAGAATTTGCGGATTTAAAACAACTTCGCTGGTTTGAGAAACAGCCAACCAACGAAGAAAAATGA
- a CDS encoding allophycocyanin alpha subunit (ab initio prediction:Prodigal:2.6;~similar to AA sequence:cyanobase_aa:tll0957), which produces MSIVTKSIVNADAEARYLSPGELDRIKSFVTTGEKRLRIAQTLTDSRERIVKQAGDQLFQKRPDVVSPGGNAYGEEMTATCLRDLDYYLRLVTYGIVAGDVTPIEEIGIVGVREMYNSLGTPIPAVAEGIRAMKNVAASLLSSDDASEAGAYFDYVIGAMQ; this is translated from the coding sequence ATGAGTATTGTCACGAAATCAATCGTGAATGCTGATGCTGAAGCACGTTACCTCAGCCCCGGCGAATTGGATCGGATCAAGAGCTTCGTCACCACTGGCGAAAAGCGTTTGCGGATTGCTCAAACCTTGACGGACTCACGTGAGCGCATTGTCAAGCAAGCAGGCGACCAATTGTTCCAAAAGCGCCCTGATGTCGTTTCTCCTGGTGGAAACGCTTACGGCGAAGAAATGACCGCTACCTGCTTGCGTGACTTGGACTACTATCTGCGTCTCGTGACCTACGGAATTGTTGCAGGCGATGTCACCCCGATCGAAGAAATCGGAATCGTTGGCGTTCGTGAAATGTACAACTCCTTGGGAACCCCGATCCCCGCAGTTGCAGAAGGCATCCGCGCAATGAAGAACGTTGCAGCGTCCTTGCTTTCGTCTGATGATGCGTCTG
- a CDS encoding hypothetical protein (similar to AA sequence:cyanobase_aa:LBDG_24640), whose translation MKTVTSARWAWIISAIVFSAIFLAILFFAYNGKLPTILTENDKLAHVILYGIATLLGHKALSNRRIRILNIPVPIFPGLFALFTLGEELAQGLSPNRSLDAIDLIASFAGIAIGYWLAERIK comes from the coding sequence ATGAAAACCGTCACTTCTGCACGTTGGGCTTGGATTATTTCCGCGATCGTCTTTTCCGCTATTTTTCTCGCAATTCTCTTTTTCGCCTACAATGGCAAGCTTCCAACGATTCTCACCGAAAACGATAAACTCGCTCATGTCATTCTCTACGGCATCGCAACTTTGCTCGGACACAAAGCTTTAAGCAATCGACGAATCAGAATTCTCAATATTCCTGTGCCAATTTTTCCAGGATTATTTGCGCTGTTTACATTAGGCGAAGAGCTTGCACAAGGACTTTCACCGAATCGAAGTTTGGATGCGATCGACTTGATTGCGAGTTTTGCGGGAATTGCGATCGGGTATTGGTTGGCAGAACGAATCAAATAA
- a CDS encoding hypothetical protein (hypothetical protein gsl2106;~similar to AA sequence:cyanobase_aa:LBDG_44440) produces the protein MMRKPSADLVTFLSRLRSGIWIFGISSWLFGLTDRSLAAFMDGYLSAIDIAQLFTASFFFVGWLFLKPAKLF, from the coding sequence ATGATGCGTAAGCCGTCTGCTGATTTGGTTACGTTTCTTTCACGCCTCCGATCTGGGATTTGGATTTTCGGCATCTCGTCCTGGTTATTTGGCTTAACCGATCGTTCACTCGCCGCATTCATGGACGGGTATCTTTCCGCGATCGACATTGCTCAATTGTTCACTGCCTCATTTTTCTTCGTTGGTTGGCTGTTTCTCAAACCAGCGAAGTTGTTTTAA